A stretch of DNA from Thiomicrospira sp. XS5:
TGAATTCCGGCTCCATCGCTTCCTTGAAGGCCACCGCTTTCGCCGCGATGACGTGCATTAAAGGCCCACCTTGCGCACCCGGGAAAATGGCCGAGTTCAGTTTTTTCTCGATTTCCGGATTCGCCTTAGCCAAGATCAAACCACTTCTCGGTCCACGCAAAGTCTTGTGCGTGGTGGTGGTGGTGACGTCGGCGATCTGCACCGGGTTCGGGTATTCACCCGCCGCAACCAAACCGGCCACGTGCGCCATATCCACCATCAAATACGCACCAACGGCGTCGGCGATGTCACGGAAACGTTGCCAATCAACCACTTGGGAATACGCAGAGAAACCGGCGATAATCATCTTCGGCTTATGTTCCTTAGCCAAACGCTCGACTTCTTCGTAATCGATGACACCGGTTTCCGGGTCCAAGCCATACTGAACGGCATTGTACATTTTGCCGGAAAAGCTGACGTGCGAGCCGTGCGTCAAGTGCCCACCGTGCGCCAAGCTCATGCCCAGCACGGTATCGCCCGGTTCCAACAGCGCCATGTAAACCGGTGCATTGGCTTGCGAACCGGAGTGCGGTTGCACGTTGGCGTAATCGGCGCCGAACAGTTCTTTGGCACGATCAATCGCCAATTGCTCGACGATGTCGACGTATTCACAACCGCCGTAATAACGTTTGTGTGGGTAGCCTTCAGCATATTTGTTCGTCAACACAGAGCCCTGCGCTTCCATTACACGTGGACTGGTGTAATTCTCGGAAGCGATCAATTCGATATGATCTTCCTGGCGTTGCGCTTCTGCATTCATCGCATCCGCAAGTGCATCATCATAACCGGCAATGGTCATATTCTTATCAAACATGCTAAAGGTCTCCAAACAGAAAATAAGTACTACTGAATTCAAAAGAGAAATTTTACCAAATTATTCAGGGGTTAGACGACAAAACCGGCACTTTAACTTGAATTATTTTCACAAGCGGATGATCAAGTTTGTAAAATAGGCATTTTTATGGATTTTTCAAAAATCTCGCTTGAAAACATCCTAAAATCTTAGCTGTTAAGCTAAACACCTTCGAACCAAAACAACCTGAGGTAATATCGTGGCACAATTTGTTTACACCATGAATCGCGTTGGAAAAATCGTTCCGCCAAACAAACACATCCTGAAAGACATCTCCCTATCCTTTTTCCCGGGAGCCAAAATCGGTGTATTGGGTTTGAACGGTGCCGGTAAATCCACACTGCTGAAAATCATGGCGGGCATCGACACGGATATTGTCGGCGAAGCGCGTCCGCAGCCGGGCATCAAAATCGGTTATTTGCCTCAGGAACCGCAACTCGACCCGGAACTCGACGTTCGCGGCAACGTGGAACAAGCCGTCAAGGAAGTCAAAGACGCTCTGGCAGAATTGGATGCCATCTACGCCGCCTACGCCGAACCGGATGCCGACTTCGATGCCCTGGCCAAGAAACAGGCCGAAATCGAAGACCTGATTCAAGCCAAAGACGGGCACAATCTGGACCGCACGCTGGAAATCGCAGCCGATGCACTTCGCCTACCGCCTTGGGAAGCCGACGTCACCAAACTCTCCGGTGGGGAACGCCGTCGTGTGGCACTGTGCAAGCTATTACTGGAAAGACCGGACATGCTGTTGCTGGATGAACCGACCAACCACTTGGACGCGGAATCCATTGCTTGGTTGGAGCGCTTCCTGTTGGAATTCAGCGGCACCGTGGTCGCCATCACGCACGACCGTTACTTCCTGGACAACGCCGCCGAATGGATTCTGGAACTGGACCGTGGTGAAGGCATCCCTTACCACGGCAACTACTCTTCCTGGCTGGAACAAAAAGAAAAGCGTTTGGAAATGGAAGCCAAGCAAGAAGCCGCCCGCATGAAAACCATCCAACACGAGTTGGAATGGGTCCGCTCCAATGCCAAGGGCCGCCATGCCAAATCCAAGGCCCGTTTGGCGCGATTTGATGAATTAAGCAGCCAAGAAAG
This window harbors:
- the glyA gene encoding serine hydroxymethyltransferase — protein: MFDKNMTIAGYDDALADAMNAEAQRQEDHIELIASENYTSPRVMEAQGSVLTNKYAEGYPHKRYYGGCEYVDIVEQLAIDRAKELFGADYANVQPHSGSQANAPVYMALLEPGDTVLGMSLAHGGHLTHGSHVSFSGKMYNAVQYGLDPETGVIDYEEVERLAKEHKPKMIIAGFSAYSQVVDWQRFRDIADAVGAYLMVDMAHVAGLVAAGEYPNPVQIADVTTTTTHKTLRGPRSGLILAKANPEIEKKLNSAIFPGAQGGPLMHVIAAKAVAFKEAMEPEFKDYAKRVKTNAQAMAKVFMDRGYDVVSKGTENHLFLVSFIEQGLTGKLVDAALGEAHITINKNSVPNDPMSPFVTSGIRVGTAASTTRGFTEEDSVNLANWMCDVIDSCKQESESWDEQIIADVREKVKALCSARPVYK
- the ettA gene encoding energy-dependent translational throttle protein EttA, with the translated sequence MAQFVYTMNRVGKIVPPNKHILKDISLSFFPGAKIGVLGLNGAGKSTLLKIMAGIDTDIVGEARPQPGIKIGYLPQEPQLDPELDVRGNVEQAVKEVKDALAELDAIYAAYAEPDADFDALAKKQAEIEDLIQAKDGHNLDRTLEIAADALRLPPWEADVTKLSGGERRRVALCKLLLERPDMLLLDEPTNHLDAESIAWLERFLLEFSGTVVAITHDRYFLDNAAEWILELDRGEGIPYHGNYSSWLEQKEKRLEMEAKQEAARMKTIQHELEWVRSNAKGRHAKSKARLARFDELSSQESQKRNETKEIFIPVSERLGEKVIEVNNISKSFGDRLLIEDLNFKLPQGGIVGIIGPNGAGKSTLFKMLTGQEQPDSGSIEYGETVKLSYVDQSRDALDDSKTVYEEISEGDDAFMVGNIEINARAYCGRFNFKGTDQQKRIGELSGGERNRVHLAKTLRSGGNLLLLDEPTNDLDVETLRALEEALLDFAGCAVVISHDRWFLDRIATHMLAFEGDSHVEWFEGNFSDYEEDLKRRKGADAAQPHRIKYKPVIKN